The Thermoflavifilum sp. genome contains a region encoding:
- a CDS encoding outer membrane beta-barrel protein, whose product MYSFLHQFLTIRQAFLLRFTIWLIAVASVAGGIPFTARAQQHEGYSGSVRTHGEGISSIPVSYSRDFLIIQLGHDVWSGLPSGVSTRGWNRDFNIALLYDFPFQQSHFSFALGLGVSTSNVFFKNLTLNIADSTSSQLSFTSDSKYNKYKIATTYLEIPLEFRFRQVAQNANRGFKVALGAKLGLNTDAHAKGKRVVAGFPEVEKFKTRRFFNPYRVAATARIGWGNFNLYGSYSLTPLFRQNTGLDVHTYSIGLCLSGL is encoded by the coding sequence ATGTATTCATTTTTGCACCAATTTTTAACGATACGGCAGGCATTTTTGCTACGTTTCACCATCTGGCTGATTGCAGTAGCAAGCGTTGCAGGAGGAATTCCATTTACGGCGCGTGCCCAGCAGCATGAAGGATATTCCGGCTCGGTCAGGACCCATGGTGAAGGGATCAGCTCCATACCGGTTTCTTATTCCCGGGATTTTTTGATTATACAGCTCGGGCATGATGTATGGAGTGGGCTTCCATCAGGTGTCAGCACAAGGGGCTGGAATCGAGATTTCAATATTGCTTTGCTGTATGATTTTCCTTTTCAGCAAAGCCATTTCAGTTTTGCACTGGGATTGGGTGTGAGCACCAGCAATGTGTTTTTTAAGAACCTTACCTTGAATATTGCCGATAGCACTTCGTCCCAGCTGAGCTTTACCAGTGATAGCAAATACAACAAATACAAAATCGCCACCACCTATCTGGAAATACCGCTTGAGTTTCGTTTTCGACAGGTTGCACAAAATGCCAATAGAGGGTTCAAAGTGGCACTTGGAGCTAAATTAGGTTTGAATACCGATGCGCACGCCAAGGGCAAGCGTGTGGTGGCTGGTTTCCCCGAAGTGGAAAAATTCAAAACCCGTCGATTCTTTAATCCCTATCGCGTGGCTGCCACGGCCCGTATCGGCTGGGGCAATTTCAATCTCTATGGCAGCTATAGCCTGACCCCTCTGTTCCGACAGAACACCGGACTGGATGTGCATACGTATTCTATCGGCTTATGCCTGAGCGGCTTATAA
- a CDS encoding PAS domain S-box protein, producing the protein MLFRQRISILIILALGLFLYFTISALTYYRQFEAERKQVQHTYEVLSHTQRLQALLQQDFTGNPIPTDAWRNAVIDELQLLQKLVHDNPTQSDRVDSLLNLFRQPIDQLSKKLSQPQIQLSNWQLTIRNIEREENRLLFQRDQSYQRISRKLVIYTLVVSICFFIFVLVGLWQLKQDEARRRKAEQEALANEARYRKLIEGVRVVVFTTDLDGRFTFISRRVQQLTGYRPEELLGKSYKVLVHPDWHERVTQFYLQQFEHKLSDTTLDFPIITRDGREKWVRMFSTLLLEDETPMGLQCIVLDNTERKEMLMRLRQAERQRREDQHLLQALMDNTTSLIFIKDLQHRYQFVNKAFKDTLQLTWDQVNGKTDFDITKPELAQRYHESDERIYRGASIDKTEEIIYVNNEPHHFLITKFPLKDGQQRIFGLCGIATDITDLIQYQQQLVEAKQRAEDAEKFQEQFLTTISHEMRTPLQGIVGMTYLLSSSSLTAEQQEFLRSIQEAADTLLTLINDLLDLSKIKAGKLIIEKLPFSLREILQSVDHLFHFRAMEKKLQFDIVCEPDVPDRLIGDPHRLKQILVNLVGNAMKFTETGFIRVQVKALPAEAEDRVMVQLAVADSGIGIPADRIQQIFESFTQAEAAISRKYGGTGLGLSITQLLVKMQGGHIEVESEPGKGSVFTVSIPYQVDRDSGLHPQPQTALLPQPSLQGLRILVGEDNYVNQKFISRLLHRLGAEVDTVDNGREVIHRLEENRHYDLLLIDMRMPVVNGYQAIQHIRREMQLSLPIIAMTAAVLGDEEERSYREGANACIRKPFTPQDVLKVIHQVLPALSTQENARPQANGYAAQKPSASEQNGYDLSTIRELEDDQYTLEVLDLFLQTAPVTLEQIEKAFEKRDFQQIREKAHRLKSSLGLLNMHALLEIMKNIEQQAARENDDQMDSFISQAKSMLQQYIGHLQQQADQLRAQLSSSSNPG; encoded by the coding sequence ATGTTGTTCAGGCAACGCATTTCCATTCTCATCATACTTGCGCTGGGTTTATTTCTTTATTTTACCATCAGCGCGCTCACTTATTACCGTCAATTTGAAGCCGAACGCAAGCAGGTACAGCATACTTATGAAGTACTCTCCCATACCCAACGTTTGCAGGCATTACTTCAGCAAGATTTTACAGGGAATCCTATTCCGACAGATGCATGGCGTAATGCTGTGATTGATGAATTGCAGCTGTTACAGAAACTGGTTCATGATAACCCTACCCAGAGCGATAGGGTTGATTCGCTGCTTAACCTATTTCGCCAGCCGATTGATCAACTCAGTAAAAAGCTATCGCAACCGCAGATACAATTAAGCAACTGGCAGCTTACCATACGCAACATCGAAAGGGAAGAAAACCGCTTACTGTTTCAACGCGATCAGTCCTACCAGCGTATTTCGCGTAAATTGGTGATCTATACCCTGGTTGTAAGTATTTGTTTTTTCATATTTGTGCTGGTAGGCTTGTGGCAATTGAAACAGGACGAAGCCAGGCGCAGAAAAGCCGAACAGGAAGCATTAGCCAACGAAGCCCGCTATCGCAAACTCATTGAAGGCGTACGGGTGGTGGTATTTACCACGGATCTGGATGGGCGCTTTACTTTTATCAGCCGCAGGGTGCAACAACTAACTGGATACAGACCGGAAGAATTACTGGGCAAAAGCTATAAGGTACTGGTGCATCCCGACTGGCATGAGCGTGTTACTCAATTTTACCTGCAGCAGTTTGAACATAAGTTATCCGACACTACGCTCGATTTCCCCATCATCACCAGAGATGGCCGGGAAAAATGGGTGCGCATGTTTTCTACCCTGTTGCTGGAAGATGAAACCCCTATGGGCCTGCAATGCATCGTACTGGATAATACGGAAAGAAAAGAAATGCTGATGCGCTTGCGCCAGGCCGAACGTCAGCGTAGAGAAGACCAACATCTGCTCCAGGCGCTGATGGACAATACCACATCACTGATTTTCATTAAAGACCTTCAACATCGCTATCAGTTTGTCAACAAAGCATTTAAAGATACCCTGCAACTCACCTGGGATCAGGTAAATGGAAAAACAGATTTTGATATTACAAAACCCGAATTGGCACAACGCTATCACGAAAGTGACGAACGTATTTATCGCGGTGCATCGATTGACAAAACTGAAGAAATCATTTACGTCAACAATGAACCTCATCATTTTCTCATCACCAAATTTCCGTTAAAAGATGGGCAGCAGCGGATATTTGGACTGTGTGGGATTGCCACCGATATTACGGATTTAATCCAGTATCAACAGCAGTTAGTGGAAGCCAAACAACGGGCCGAAGATGCAGAGAAGTTTCAGGAACAATTCCTTACCACCATCAGCCATGAGATGCGCACACCCCTGCAGGGCATTGTGGGAATGACGTATTTATTAAGCAGCAGCTCACTCACTGCAGAACAACAGGAATTTCTGCGTTCCATCCAAGAAGCAGCCGATACCTTATTAACCCTCATCAATGATTTGCTTGATCTATCGAAAATCAAGGCCGGTAAGCTTATCATTGAAAAGCTGCCATTCTCGTTGAGAGAGATTCTTCAATCGGTCGATCATTTGTTTCATTTCCGGGCGATGGAGAAAAAATTGCAATTTGATATCGTGTGTGAGCCGGATGTACCCGATCGGTTGATTGGCGACCCCCATCGGCTGAAGCAGATCCTGGTGAATCTTGTGGGCAATGCAATGAAGTTTACGGAAACTGGTTTTATTCGGGTACAGGTAAAAGCGCTGCCGGCAGAAGCCGAAGATCGGGTGATGGTGCAATTAGCCGTAGCCGATTCAGGGATCGGTATTCCAGCGGATCGGATTCAACAAATTTTTGAAAGTTTCACTCAGGCCGAAGCCGCCATCAGTCGCAAATACGGCGGTACAGGATTGGGATTATCCATCACGCAGTTACTGGTGAAAATGCAGGGAGGACATATCGAAGTAGAAAGTGAGCCGGGGAAAGGCAGTGTGTTTACGGTTTCCATACCTTATCAAGTCGATCGGGATTCAGGGCTTCATCCTCAGCCTCAAACGGCGTTGCTGCCTCAACCTTCTTTACAGGGGCTTCGCATACTGGTTGGCGAAGATAACTATGTGAACCAGAAATTTATTTCCCGCCTGTTGCATCGGCTGGGAGCCGAAGTAGATACCGTGGATAATGGCCGCGAAGTGATACACCGGCTGGAAGAAAATCGCCATTACGATTTGTTGTTAATCGATATGCGCATGCCCGTCGTCAATGGATATCAGGCTATCCAGCATATCCGCAGGGAAATGCAGCTCAGCCTCCCGATTATTGCTATGACGGCAGCCGTACTCGGCGATGAAGAAGAACGATCGTATCGGGAAGGTGCCAACGCCTGTATCCGGAAGCCCTTCACCCCTCAGGATGTTTTAAAGGTCATCCATCAGGTGCTTCCCGCTCTTTCAACACAGGAAAATGCCCGCCCACAGGCTAACGGTTACGCAGCGCAAAAGCCATCTGCAAGTGAACAAAACGGGTATGATTTGAGTACGATTCGTGAACTGGAAGATGATCAGTATACGCTTGAAGTACTGGATTTGTTTCTACAAACAGCACCCGTAACCCTTGAGCAAATTGAGAAAGCTTTTGAGAAACGCGATTTTCAACAAATACGTGAAAAAGCGCATCGCCTGAAAAGCAGCCTGGGCTTATTGAATATGCATGCTTTACTGGAAATCATGAAAAATATTGAACAACAGGCTGCAAGGGAAAATGACGATCAGATGGATAGCTTCATCAGCCAGGCAAAGTCGATGTTGCAACAGTACATCGGGCATCTTCAGCAGCAGGCTGATCAGCTGCGAGCACAACTCTCCTCATCCAGCAATCCAGGTTAG
- a CDS encoding response regulator transcription factor, which yields MKTILVVEDDPLLLKTLGQVLKKDGYQTVLCENGKKAVERFTDLKPDMLITDLMMPEMDGTQLVQHVRQQLQSAIPILILSASGEEASVLDAFKLGANDYVTKPFNPRELSLRVRRLLS from the coding sequence ATGAAGACCATTCTGGTTGTTGAAGATGATCCGTTGTTGCTGAAAACGCTGGGCCAGGTTTTGAAAAAAGATGGCTACCAGACCGTATTGTGTGAAAACGGAAAAAAAGCGGTTGAACGATTCACCGATCTGAAACCCGATATGCTGATTACCGATCTGATGATGCCCGAAATGGATGGTACGCAGCTGGTGCAACATGTCAGACAACAATTGCAAAGTGCTATTCCCATTCTGATATTAAGTGCTTCGGGAGAGGAAGCCAGCGTACTGGATGCGTTTAAGCTTGGTGCCAACGACTATGTAACCAAGCCTTTTAATCCAAGAGAATTATCACTTCGTGTAAGAAGACTGTTGAGTTAA
- a CDS encoding prolyl oligopeptidase family serine peptidase, with the protein MGKWKHIIVCCGWMSCMYAAQAQLAWSPERIATSPYISASWTGDYAGKQALYYVISAYDIQRDLVRHQLWVQPIPSLPVQSNPRQLLSFDGPQLENLSRLQPHEWIGTRGNQCYMLRTDSPALRPLTQIDSPYRHLLVSPKQDYLLFVHAEKVRDVEARDYYPQFGKTLARIYHDLPAFDANGWENGYAGHLLYARFDSMGNVGMPVDLMPYEQASVDTELVNGSLTQIHWSPDERYIVYAAYKPGGQGSETGVLPHASTAGQTSQIYLYDLQNGLTSCLTCEPLKSDISHTPLMAYQSPLFNPAIHSSNSHWIAWIAETLTGSRAGQRDLVLADLEHRTQYNLTRHWAGRVNRFWWSNDGQSLLFTASYPDSAGIELYRVQVLDNERLHTPLVIQQITHLHASIAALVGETPAAWIVAVARWHRLQKLFWVDKQNGSAHLLVQTDTTLQDANPFAGKVFSLAGDTKVRIQVYRPFGFDSAGETYPAIICLPDLEWFDAPGVSAGPSGAMSWEQPQMLADAGYWVFTVSPEIGMSGASGQIPNALAFYLNPATLQSLADSLSRLLAALRVDTQRLVLMGSGWGAYLALSWASNPSRSFSYPIQRLVLWNPVVNIPSWESTTSARWIATQIHDVLEHEKMRPVSDAEWRVPALPMLIGVGGKDGLVSSRQGLGLFNEAKDQQLPGRLLYFPDIAHHWQIGHELLVWQHQVLNWLANP; encoded by the coding sequence ATGGGTAAATGGAAGCATATCATCGTCTGTTGCGGATGGATGAGTTGCATGTATGCAGCTCAGGCTCAGCTGGCTTGGTCACCTGAACGGATAGCGACAAGTCCGTATATCAGTGCAAGCTGGACGGGCGATTATGCCGGTAAGCAGGCGTTGTATTATGTGATTTCGGCCTACGACATTCAGCGAGATCTGGTGCGGCATCAGCTCTGGGTACAGCCCATCCCTTCCCTGCCGGTTCAGTCAAATCCCCGGCAACTGCTCTCATTTGATGGGCCGCAACTGGAAAACCTGTCCCGGCTGCAGCCACACGAATGGATCGGGACAAGAGGAAATCAATGTTACATGTTACGTACCGACAGTCCGGCCTTGCGACCGTTGACGCAGATTGATTCGCCATACCGGCATTTACTGGTTTCGCCGAAGCAGGATTACCTATTGTTTGTGCATGCCGAAAAGGTGCGAGATGTAGAAGCCAGAGATTATTATCCACAATTCGGAAAAACCCTGGCCCGCATTTATCATGATTTACCGGCATTTGATGCAAACGGATGGGAAAATGGCTATGCAGGTCACCTGTTGTATGCTCGATTTGATTCGATGGGCAATGTAGGTATGCCGGTGGATTTGATGCCTTATGAGCAGGCCAGTGTGGATACCGAGCTGGTGAATGGTTCTTTGACCCAGATTCACTGGAGCCCCGACGAGCGGTATATCGTGTATGCTGCATACAAACCTGGCGGGCAGGGTAGTGAAACGGGTGTGTTGCCGCATGCATCAACAGCCGGGCAAACCAGCCAGATTTATCTGTACGATTTACAAAATGGCCTTACCAGTTGTTTGACCTGTGAGCCCTTAAAATCGGATATTTCACACACGCCTTTAATGGCTTATCAATCACCTTTATTCAATCCTGCCATCCATTCCAGCAATAGCCACTGGATAGCCTGGATAGCCGAAACATTAACTGGCAGCCGTGCCGGTCAGCGTGATCTGGTTTTAGCAGATCTTGAACACCGAACACAGTATAACCTCACCCGTCATTGGGCAGGAAGGGTAAATCGTTTCTGGTGGTCGAACGATGGACAGAGCCTGCTTTTCACGGCCAGTTATCCTGATTCGGCGGGCATAGAGCTTTATCGGGTGCAGGTACTGGATAATGAACGGCTGCATACACCCCTCGTCATCCAGCAAATTACACATTTGCATGCGTCGATTGCCGCGCTGGTCGGGGAAACGCCTGCAGCCTGGATTGTGGCCGTTGCTCGGTGGCATCGTCTGCAAAAGCTTTTTTGGGTAGATAAACAAAATGGAAGTGCCCATCTGCTTGTCCAGACCGATACCACATTGCAGGACGCAAATCCTTTTGCCGGTAAAGTTTTTTCGCTCGCCGGAGATACAAAAGTCCGGATTCAGGTATATCGCCCTTTTGGGTTTGATTCTGCTGGCGAAACATATCCGGCTATCATTTGCTTACCCGATCTGGAATGGTTTGATGCCCCGGGCGTATCTGCAGGGCCATCGGGGGCGATGTCGTGGGAACAACCGCAAATGCTTGCCGATGCGGGGTATTGGGTGTTTACGGTTTCACCTGAGATCGGCATGTCGGGTGCTTCAGGTCAAATTCCCAACGCACTGGCTTTTTACCTGAACCCTGCAACCCTGCAAAGCCTGGCCGATAGCCTTTCCCGATTGCTTGCTGCTTTGCGGGTGGACACCCAGCGGCTCGTCCTGATGGGCAGCGGATGGGGAGCTTATCTTGCGCTGAGCTGGGCATCAAATCCGTCTCGCTCATTCAGCTATCCCATACAGCGCCTCGTGCTCTGGAATCCTGTGGTGAATATTCCTTCGTGGGAATCCACCACCTCGGCCCGATGGATAGCCACGCAGATACACGATGTCCTGGAGCATGAAAAAATGCGACCTGTTTCAGATGCTGAATGGCGGGTACCCGCTTTGCCTATGCTGATCGGCGTGGGTGGAAAGGATGGGCTGGTATCTTCCCGTCAGGGGCTGGGACTCTTTAATGAAGCCAAGGATCAACAATTACCCGGCAGGTTATTGTATTTTCCTGACATCGCACATCACTGGCAAATAGGCCATGAGCTGCTGGTCTGGCAACACCAGGTGTTAAACTGGTTAGCAAATCCCTGA
- the hflX gene encoding GTPase HflX — translation MQCTNFVWLKEPALIDFQPTASHPEKAILIGIITPETTEAQVNEYLNELAFLAETAGAQAVRRFVQKLPHPDPRTMIGKGKLEEIKRYLNGKDITLAIFDEELSGTQITNIEKILGIKTIDRTDLILDIFAKRARTARAKTQVELAQYQYLLPRLKGMWTHLGRHGGGIGTRGPGETEIETDRRLVKDKIALLRKRLKEIEKQAQVQRKERSGYIRVALVGYTNAGKSTLMNVLSKSEVFAENKLFATLDTTTRKVVYRQTPFLLSDTVGFIRKLPHHLVESFKSTLDEVRESDMLLHVVDISHPHYEEQIEVVNRTLQELGSLEKPTLLVFNKLDLYEQQHFDPFLPAEIRQELLQQLKTEWQHRTHGHAIFISATEKRNLEELRERLWEHIVALYRQRYPYQTEFFTV, via the coding sequence ATGCAATGTACTAACTTTGTATGGCTAAAGGAACCAGCATTGATTGATTTTCAACCTACTGCATCACATCCCGAAAAAGCCATACTCATCGGGATTATTACTCCGGAGACCACAGAAGCTCAAGTAAATGAGTATTTAAACGAACTGGCTTTCCTGGCCGAAACAGCCGGTGCACAGGCTGTCAGGCGGTTTGTGCAAAAACTTCCCCATCCTGATCCCCGCACAATGATCGGCAAAGGGAAGCTGGAAGAAATCAAACGCTACTTGAATGGTAAGGATATCACCCTCGCTATCTTCGACGAAGAATTAAGCGGTACGCAAATCACCAATATCGAAAAAATTCTCGGCATAAAGACCATCGACCGTACCGATTTGATCCTCGATATATTCGCAAAAAGAGCCCGTACAGCCCGTGCTAAAACACAGGTGGAACTGGCTCAATACCAGTACCTGTTGCCTCGCCTGAAAGGCATGTGGACACACCTGGGTCGCCATGGAGGCGGTATTGGCACACGCGGGCCCGGAGAAACGGAAATTGAAACCGACCGTCGACTGGTGAAAGACAAAATCGCCCTCCTGCGCAAGCGATTGAAAGAGATTGAAAAACAAGCACAGGTGCAACGAAAGGAACGTTCAGGATACATACGCGTCGCACTGGTGGGCTATACCAATGCCGGCAAATCGACCCTGATGAATGTGCTGAGCAAAAGTGAAGTGTTTGCTGAAAATAAACTATTTGCTACACTCGACACCACCACACGTAAGGTGGTTTACCGACAAACGCCTTTTCTGCTCAGCGATACGGTGGGTTTCATCCGTAAACTGCCCCATCACCTGGTAGAAAGCTTCAAATCTACACTTGATGAGGTGCGGGAAAGCGATATGCTGTTGCATGTGGTAGATATCAGCCATCCTCATTATGAAGAACAGATCGAAGTGGTAAACCGCACCCTCCAGGAATTAGGCTCACTGGAAAAGCCTACACTGCTGGTTTTTAACAAGTTAGACCTGTACGAACAACAGCATTTCGACCCCTTTCTGCCCGCCGAAATTCGACAGGAGCTGCTTCAACAGTTGAAAACCGAATGGCAACATCGCACCCATGGCCATGCCATTTTCATTTCGGCTACCGAAAAACGCAATCTGGAGGAATTACGGGAGCGGCTCTGGGAGCACATTGTAGCGCTATATCGGCAACGCTACCCTTATCAAACAGAATTTTTCACGGTGTAG